In a single window of the Thiohalophilus sp. genome:
- a CDS encoding DUF3800 domain-containing protein, translating into MIVDKCKNKEEIADFNQYLGNQLEARLPLNVPLNIYHEDSKANAGLQAVDLFCWGIYRKYEHGDDPVWYRDYRARIRFETEYLGNG; encoded by the coding sequence TTGATTGTAGACAAGTGCAAGAATAAGGAGGAAATTGCGGATTTCAATCAATATTTAGGCAATCAACTTGAAGCAAGGTTGCCGCTGAACGTCCCGTTGAATATATATCACGAGGATTCTAAAGCTAATGCAGGATTACAGGCAGTAGATTTATTTTGTTGGGGTATCTATAGGAAGTATGAGCACGGTGACGACCCGGTGTGGTATAGAGATTATCGTGCGAGAATTCGTTTTGAAACGGAATATTTGGGAAACGGATAG
- a CDS encoding IS256 family transposase: MSRRTKTKTDIDPQLEALVNSIKTPEELEDLTRLLRQKTFEAMLEGEMDDHLGYPKHDKAGQHSGNSRNGYSSKTLKGELGELPIAIPRDRNGEFEPLIISKNQTRLPIFNDKIIMLYSKGMSTRDIASTLLELYGVEVSPTLISRVTEQVLEQVQQWQSRPLDEVYPIVYLDCIRVKIRQDKRVINKAIYLALGINLDGQKELLGLWLAENEGAKFWLSVLTELQQRGLKDIFIASVDGLTGFPEAINTVYPKTQIQLCIVHMVRNSLKFVSWKERKTVAADLKKIYASLTVEEAERELAAFAERWDEKFPSISTAWRKHWPNLITLFNYPDDIRKVIYTTNAIESLNSVIRKAVNNRKVFPNDDAALKVVYLAMQAASKKWTMPIHHWKDALNRFMIEFPDRMPEQF; encoded by the coding sequence ATGAGCAGAAGAACAAAAACCAAAACCGATATCGACCCGCAGCTTGAAGCCCTGGTGAACAGTATCAAAACACCGGAGGAACTCGAGGACCTCACCCGCTTGCTGCGCCAAAAAACCTTTGAAGCTATGCTCGAAGGCGAGATGGATGACCACCTTGGCTATCCCAAGCATGACAAAGCCGGTCAGCATAGCGGCAACAGCCGTAACGGTTACAGCAGTAAAACCTTGAAGGGCGAGCTTGGCGAGCTGCCAATTGCCATTCCCCGGGACCGCAACGGGGAATTTGAGCCGCTCATTATCTCCAAAAACCAGACCCGGCTACCGATTTTCAACGACAAGATCATCATGCTCTACAGCAAGGGCATGAGCACGCGGGACATAGCTTCCACCTTGTTGGAACTGTACGGCGTTGAGGTCTCTCCTACGCTGATTTCACGGGTCACCGAGCAGGTGCTGGAACAGGTCCAGCAATGGCAATCCCGACCCCTGGATGAGGTCTATCCCATCGTCTATCTCGACTGCATCCGGGTGAAGATCCGTCAGGACAAACGCGTCATCAACAAAGCCATTTACCTGGCGCTGGGCATCAACCTGGACGGCCAGAAAGAACTGCTGGGGCTGTGGCTCGCGGAAAACGAGGGTGCCAAGTTCTGGCTGTCCGTGCTCACCGAACTGCAACAACGGGGCCTGAAGGACATTTTCATCGCCTCGGTGGATGGGCTGACAGGCTTCCCGGAAGCCATTAACACCGTTTACCCGAAGACCCAGATCCAGCTATGCATCGTGCATATGGTGCGCAACTCGCTCAAATTCGTCTCCTGGAAAGAACGCAAGACCGTTGCCGCTGACCTGAAAAAGATCTACGCCTCCCTCACTGTCGAGGAGGCCGAGCGAGAGCTGGCCGCCTTTGCCGAGCGCTGGGATGAGAAGTTTCCGTCCATCAGCACGGCCTGGCGCAAACACTGGCCGAATCTCATCACCCTGTTTAACTACCCGGATGATATTCGTAAAGTAATTTACACCACCAACGCTATCGAATCCCTCAATAGCGTTATCCGTAAGGCCGTCAACAACCGTAAGGTCTTTCCGAATGACGACGCGGCACTCAAGGTCGTCTATCTGGCCATGCAGGCGGCCTCCAAGAAATGGACCATGCCCATTCACCATTGGAAGGACGCCTTGAATCGTTTTATGATTGAGTTTCCGGATAGAATGCCGGAGCAGTTCTAA
- a CDS encoding type II toxin-antitoxin system VapB family antitoxin has product MRTTLNIDDQLLDEAQRITGMTEKAALVREGLRALIERESARRLARLGGSEPQLEVVPRRQSDPA; this is encoded by the coding sequence ATGCGTACGACCCTGAACATCGATGACCAGCTGCTGGATGAAGCGCAGCGTATCACCGGCATGACCGAAAAAGCCGCCCTGGTGCGGGAGGGGCTGCGCGCGCTGATCGAGCGCGAGAGCGCCCGGCGTCTGGCGCGGCTGGGTGGCAGTGAGCCGCAGTTAGAGGTCGTGCCCCGCCGGCAGTCCGATCCGGCATGA
- a CDS encoding type II toxin-antitoxin system VapC family toxin has protein sequence MILVDTSVWVDHLRVGDATLEELLNHTRVLMHPFVLGELACGNLRNRGEVLQLLGDLPQATVASDAEVLFFIERHMLMGRGIGYVDAHLLAAVTLAGSTQLWTRDKRLRATAETLNLAYGAD, from the coding sequence ATGATCCTGGTCGACACCTCGGTGTGGGTGGATCACCTGCGCGTCGGTGATGCCACGCTGGAGGAATTGCTGAACCACACTCGGGTGCTGATGCACCCGTTTGTGCTTGGTGAGCTGGCCTGCGGCAACCTGCGTAATCGCGGCGAGGTGCTGCAGCTGCTCGGGGATCTACCGCAGGCGACGGTCGCCAGCGATGCGGAAGTGCTGTTTTTTATCGAACGCCACATGCTGATGGGCCGGGGCATCGGTTATGTCGACGCGCACTTGCTGGCGGCGGTGACCCTGGCTGGCTCGACGCAACTGTGGACAAGGGACAAGCGCCTGCGGGCGACGGCCGAGACACTGAACCTGGCGTATGGTGCGGATTGA